The following is a genomic window from Bacteroidia bacterium.
ACCCGGTTGCCGCTGCCGGAGAGATATGCTTCAGGTACCTGGAGTCCTGAACACCTGAAATAGATTTCTCCATATTGGGTCAGGTCGTCTTGCCGGGTAAGTTTTTTGAGATGGGGGATGCTAATGAGTTTCATAATAAAAGGTTTGTTGTAATAAGGTTTTTTAAATGGGTTTTAGGCAGCTCACTCCCAGCTATACTTAAAGGAAAATGGTTTACGAAAAATTTGGCTTTCATCCGACATTTATTCGTATCTGCTTTTGCGGATGGTTATTTCTATCACTGCTGATTCGCAAACCACTTTCCTATCAGTCTGATTAGGTGGGCCCATGTTGATGGCAGAATATCAGAATAGCTATTTATTGCCAGATCACTTTTCCACCAAAACCTCGTACACTTTTAACAAATGCTCTTTGTGCCCATACGGAATAAGAGCCCCCCCCTGCCCTGATCTGATCTGCCCCGGATGCAACCCCCCTTCGAGGAATGCGCGTGCTGCATAGACTGGTGCGCCTGTGACTTCAATGCCTACAACAATGGCGCCGTCCGGTATTTGGCCTTCTGAGGCTGTCACCCATTTCCCTCCGCCGCAATACACTTCATATTCTTCTACTTTAATTTCCTGGCCTCCCCAGCCAATATTGGCCGCACCGAATCGCAGCCTTACTTTTCCCGGATACAAACCTTGCCCTGTTTTGGCACGGCAAAGAAAAAGAGGGTTCAAATTGTTTTCATACCCAGCGACAATAGCGCCTTCGGGTATATTGCCTTTTGAGGCAACTTTCCAATAGATATTCATGACAGTTGTTATTTTAAACAGTTGAAAAAAAGATATGAACTCGATCCAGACTCCTTGAAAAAGAAAGAATGGAGAGAATTTACAGCATGGTTCAGCGCAACAACGCTTCTGAGTGGTCGACTTTTAGAAATATTAAATGATCATTCATCTTCGCCAGACTCCTGTTTACCTAAAGCCTGCGTATCATTTCCCGACAGGGCGTCTGCTGCCACAACTTTTGTTGTTGCATGGAATCCAAAAGCACCGATTAGCGTACCCGCTATTTTCACAAGAGCAGATGAATTAAAAGAAGATTTCGCAGGTGTACCGTTAAAGCCTTTGGAAATGAGAATGGCTAAAATTTCTTCTTCTTCCAGAGGATCGCCGCCGTCCGGAGCATATTCATTAATCTTATCAGCAAACCCCCGCACTGCCCACGTAGAGGTGAACCCAACCTCAGCATCATCGACCCAGTCTATCGTCCCTATAATCTTTACATGTTCATTCTCAGGGACATGTATAGCGGTAGAAAATTGATATTCAACCTCTGTGGTGACGGCAACGTTTTGATTAGCGCTAAAGGTCGCATCCACGCGGAGCTCTGCTTCTACATCAGCTATGCCGAATGGTGCTGACACGGAGGTCGAAACCGTAGCGCCTACAGCCAGCGTTTGTGAGAACCCAAACTCGAAGGTGCTCACTTTACTTTTTGTTACAGTTGAAGTATCATCAGCAGTAACCCCTAACTGGGGATCCAGATCTACTTCTTTCACAAAAAGAACATCCGTCCGTGTACGATTTTTATCGCTATTTTCACCAGTATTTGCTACGGTAGTATTTCCACCGGCAGATTTATCAGGAGGTGACAACATATCTAAGTCCCCTTGCTCGTATTCGATATCCATCAGTTGATACTCCAGCATAAGCCTGGCAGGAGTAATTTTCCAATCGGCGTTAGGCTCATTTTTCTTATAGAGCACAGGTGCATGACTATTATTCGGCTCATCAGCTTTCAAATAGTGCCTGGCGTAATCGTCCTGAATGGACCAGATGACTTCTTTACCTTCCTGCGCTGAGAAACTTATCAGCATTGTGCGTTTGTTATCGCTTGCTCCTGTCCAATAAACAGGCTCTTCATCTTTCCAGTCCAGGGTCAGATATTTGTTTGATTGCATGATGCGAATGCTACAACTCCAGGATCCACTTATACTTCTTCCCTTAGCATCTTTATTCCAAGCTTTCAAAACGATGTCTTCAAATTTGAAGTAGGTAAATATCGAGGTAGCATTGTCAAGGTATGCTCTCGGGACATCTGTCGGCGATCCCCATACGCGAAGGTTCTTACCACTTGTGTGGGTAATGTGGAAATAAAAGTTTTCCAAAATACTCTGAAAATTTTCCATAATAACTAGTAATTAAAGTGCCTAAAAATGATTATTCCATGTATTTCCATTTGATAACCCAAAGATGAGGCGACCTTCAATTATCTTACTGGATGAGCGTACAGAATATCTGTACATGGCTACCATCTCTTCATAAAAACAATAGCACATGAGTTCCATCGAGATGGAACTCAACAAATTAAATATCTAAAAATCAATCACTTGCGGACGGCAGAGGGAGGGATGCCAAATTCTTTGCTGAAGGCTCTTGCAAAATAGTTAGGGTCAGAAAATCC
Proteins encoded in this region:
- a CDS encoding DUF3421 domain-containing protein gives rise to the protein MNIYWKVASKGNIPEGAIVAGYENNLNPLFLCRAKTGQGLYPGKVRLRFGAANIGWGGQEIKVEEYEVYCGGGKWVTASEGQIPDGAIVVGIEVTGAPVYAARAFLEGGLHPGQIRSGQGGALIPYGHKEHLLKVYEVLVEK